In Marinobacter sp. M3C, the genomic stretch CGATCAGGCTTTTGACAAAGGTTTCGCGTTGATCTCCAGCCGCGCCAGTTTTGAAATGGTGCAGAAAAGCGCCAGCGTTGGCATCAGCACGTTGGTGGCGGTATCCGCGCCAACGGCGCTTGCTATCCGAGAAGCCCGCGAAAGCGGCATGAACCTTATCGGCTTTGCCCGCCCGGGCCGCCACGTCATCTACACCGGAAGCGATGACACCGCTCAGGAGAATACATTGTGAGTGACCAGCAATTAACCAACCTGATCAAAATGATCGACCAAATTATTGCCAACAATTTACATCATGGTGACGACGACCAGGTGACCGACGTTGCCGCCGGCCACCTACAGAAATTCTGGGCTCGGAGCATGAAGCAGCAGGTGATCGCTTACGCCAACAGCGAAGGAGCGGAGTTGTCGCCGTTGGCGCAAAAAACCATCGCCAAGCTGCAAGCTGTATCTTAGCTTGCTGCTGCACCACAGCGTCGCGTACGTTGCTATCCCCTTTTGCCAGCGCCAGGCTCTATCGCGGATGTGTCATAAGGGGTAAAAGGAAGTGCCTGAAAGTGTCATTTTTTCAAGAGGTTAACCTCGCGGATTGACCAGGCATAAACTACCGCTACCCAAAATAGTATCCAAAAACCAGCCTTTTTGCCGCTGTCTCTAAGCCGGATTGCAGCCGGTTTCGTCGACGGGTATACCAATTTCTATGCAGGCCGGTTGTAGTTCCTGTAGTTCCTGTGTGAAATCGAGAAACAGCACCGGTTAACCCAACGACTGGTCAGGGCTCCGGTCGACCTGTGACATTCCCGCAAAATTTCGTCATGAACTCGATACCCTTGTCTGGCAGCGGATCTATAATCATGTACATAGCAAGCTAATTCATGGCAATTAATGCTGCGCGCACCAGTGAGTATGGTCGTGGTTTTGCATTGGAGGCTGTGAAGTGTGCAGCCTGGCTCAGCTTACCCAACGTTCAAACTGTAAAATTCATGGTATTGTTAATGGTACGCCTGCGCCTGCCGAGCTCGGTCAGTATCACTGTGCATGGCAAACAGTCTGTGGATAAGTGCTTATAGCGACGGCTTGACGCCGAGAGCACTTTAAACCGCGTATCGGGTTCAGTCGTAATATTACGTAGCGGTCGATTTAGACGGCCGCAACATTATCTACCCGGCACTATCTACCCGACACTATGGGAAGAAGTTTATGGACCCCGTAACTCGGGAAAAACGCCGCCTCGCCGCACTCGAGCGACTGGCGATCATGGACACAGGTTCAGAAGAACGCTTCGATCGCCTGATTAACCTAGCGCGGCGCTTCTACAAAACCCCTATTGCCCTGTTTTCGCTGTTGGATGAAAAGCGGCAATGGTTCAAATCCAGACGTGGTCTGGATGTCAGTGAGACACCTCGCTGCGGCGCTTTTTGCGACCAAGCCATCAGACAGGATTCGGTGTTCGTCGTCGCCGACGCGGCCAAAGATGAGCGCTTTTGCAGCAACTCTATGGTAACGGGTGAACCACACATCCGGTTTTATGCCGGTATGCCCGTGCGGGAGCCCGGGGGGTTCAAAATTGGCACTCTGTGCATTATGGATCGTAAACCGCGTGACATTCCGGAACACGAGCTGGATGTATTAAGAGCGCTTGCCAGCTTGATTGAAGAAGAAGTGGAACGTTTTTACCACGCGTCGCAGTATCAGACGCAGGTTCCAGTGTCGCGGTTGAACCGCGCCATTCAGCGTGCCCAGAACACTTTCCACACAGATGATGATCAGGACGCCGTGTTTGAAATTTTGTTAAGCGATCTGCTGGTGTTGACCGACAGCCAGTTCGGATTTATCGGCGAGGTGCTGACTAATAGCTACAATAGCCCTTATCTGCGCGTAGGCGCCATAACCGATATTTCGTGGAGCCCGGAATCAGCAGACCGCTCTCAGCAGCGCAAAACAAGCGGTTTGTTGTTTGAACGGCTGAATAGCCTGATCGATACATCAATGCTGTCAGACGACGTGTTGATCAGTGACGGGTTTGAAAGCGATAGCCAGGCTGCGGGATTGCCACCCGGCCACCCGCAGATTACCCGCTACATGGGCGTTCCCATATTTTCCGGCGATAACCGCGTTGGTTTGGTGGGGCTTGCCAATCGCCCGGAGGGGTATACCAAAAAATTGGCCATCGAGCTTGAACCACTGCTGCAGACGGTGGGCCAGTTGATTGAGCGTAAGCGCATGTACAAGGAGCGGCAGGAACACCAGAAAGGTCTTGAACAGGCAGCAAATTTCGATTCTCTGACAGGTTTGCCCAATCGCAGGCGGTTAACCGAACTGTTCGAACAGGAGCTGACGCTCGCAGACCAGCGCCAAGGCGCCCTGTCCATTTGCTTTATTGACCTGGACTGTTTTAAAGAGATAAATGACAACTACGGTCACTCAGTAGGCGATGCGGTTTTGAAAACCGTTGCTGCGCGGCTTCAGCACGTTCTTCGCGAGTGCGACATTATCGCCCGCTTGGGGGGTGATGAATTCGTAGCCATTATCCGTGATGTCGAAAATAACGCGGTTTACGAGCGTATGCTTGAAGCGATTCGGCGCCCGATAAACCACCAGGGTGTCACGCTTGATCTTGCGGCCAGTATGGGTGTTACCTTATACCCAAGAGACCAGTCCGCATCGGATCTGCTCTTGAGGCATGCTGATCAGGCTATGTACGCGGCAAAAGATGCCGGTCGCAATCGCTACAGCATTTTTGATTTCGAAACGTACGTGAGCCGGGTTGAGCAGGGGCGGGTTTTAGAGCAGACCGCCAAGGCGCTGGGCGAAAGCCAGTTTGAAATGTACCTGCAACCTAAAATTGTTCTGGCTAACCATCAGGTGGAA encodes the following:
- a CDS encoding formate dehydrogenase subunit delta produces the protein MSDQQLTNLIKMIDQIIANNLHHGDDDQVTDVAAGHLQKFWARSMKQQVIAYANSEGAELSPLAQKTIAKLQAVS
- a CDS encoding EAL domain-containing protein, with the protein product MDPVTREKRRLAALERLAIMDTGSEERFDRLINLARRFYKTPIALFSLLDEKRQWFKSRRGLDVSETPRCGAFCDQAIRQDSVFVVADAAKDERFCSNSMVTGEPHIRFYAGMPVREPGGFKIGTLCIMDRKPRDIPEHELDVLRALASLIEEEVERFYHASQYQTQVPVSRLNRAIQRAQNTFHTDDDQDAVFEILLSDLLVLTDSQFGFIGEVLTNSYNSPYLRVGAITDISWSPESADRSQQRKTSGLLFERLNSLIDTSMLSDDVLISDGFESDSQAAGLPPGHPQITRYMGVPIFSGDNRVGLVGLANRPEGYTKKLAIELEPLLQTVGQLIERKRMYKERQEHQKGLEQAANFDSLTGLPNRRRLTELFEQELTLADQRQGALSICFIDLDCFKEINDNYGHSVGDAVLKTVAARLQHVLRECDIIARLGGDEFVAIIRDVENNAVYERMLEAIRRPINHQGVTLDLAASMGVTLYPRDQSASDLLLRHADQAMYAAKDAGRNRYSIFDFETYVSRVEQGRVLEQTAKALGESQFEMYLQPKIVLANHQVEGFEALIRWNHPEKGLLGPIRFLPQLEHTEYAAAVGRFVIADAVAKLQHWKQLGLPYSLSINLSPTHLLSDRLVEDLQVALQGCDSDVRSRLIIELLETTALNDPGRIMGILLECRDLGVQVSLDDFGTGYSSLDHFRRLPAQEIKIDRSFVSDMLNNADDEMIVKSIISLSKNFNRRVVAEGIETLAMQDKLIEMGCEQAQGFFYTKPLPAIAALAWAEAYQKR